In Akkermansia muciniphila, one DNA window encodes the following:
- a CDS encoding GDSL-type esterase/lipase family protein has protein sequence MTESSPPPGIRASLNEAGELALTAVNAPPEAVIRMDINADTPRMLCTQGRYLAPVQAPPGTRIRFRLFRGKRGITAPETFIMPGPAPARAVPSTLIPCTQDRDFMIYDWASRHEAACRIVRETRPDLLFIGDSITHFWGGPPVDEPHRDILQKSPETWDLCAAGMRAVNLGFGYDRVENALWRLRHGELDGAEDNAVCVVLLGTNNLSENTDGEILEGIRAVCREITGRLEKAVIILQGFYPRNSAREGTAERIAGINLLLNRLAAEENFIYTEPGRVMANSDGHVPEELSSDGLHPSAAGYARIAAVLAPVIRRAAERKK, from the coding sequence ATGACAGAATCATCCCCACCCCCCGGAATCCGCGCCTCCCTGAATGAGGCGGGAGAACTGGCGCTTACCGCGGTGAACGCCCCTCCGGAAGCCGTCATCCGCATGGACATAAATGCGGATACCCCCCGCATGCTCTGCACGCAGGGCCGTTATCTGGCTCCGGTGCAGGCCCCGCCCGGCACGCGCATCCGCTTCCGCCTGTTCCGGGGAAAGCGCGGCATTACGGCCCCGGAAACCTTCATCATGCCCGGCCCGGCCCCCGCCCGGGCCGTACCCTCCACGCTGATTCCCTGCACCCAAGACCGGGACTTCATGATTTACGACTGGGCGTCCCGGCACGAAGCCGCGTGCCGCATCGTGCGCGAAACACGCCCGGACCTCCTCTTCATCGGAGACTCCATCACACATTTCTGGGGAGGTCCGCCCGTGGACGAACCGCACCGGGACATCCTCCAGAAATCCCCGGAAACATGGGACCTGTGCGCGGCGGGAATGCGGGCGGTCAACCTGGGGTTCGGCTATGACCGGGTGGAAAACGCCCTGTGGCGGCTCCGCCACGGAGAACTGGACGGAGCGGAGGACAATGCCGTTTGCGTGGTGCTCCTCGGCACGAACAACCTTTCGGAAAACACGGACGGCGAAATCCTGGAAGGCATTCGTGCCGTCTGCCGGGAAATCACCGGCAGACTGGAAAAAGCCGTCATCATCCTCCAGGGATTCTATCCGCGCAACAGCGCCCGGGAAGGCACGGCGGAACGCATTGCCGGCATCAACCTCCTTCTGAACCGCCTGGCCGCGGAAGAAAATTTCATCTATACGGAGCCGGGACGCGTCATGGCTAATAGCGACGGACACGTCCCGGAAGAGCTTTCCAGCGACGGACTGCACCCTTCTGCGGCCGGTTACGCACGCATCGCCGCCGTACTGGCTCCCGTCATCAGACGGGCGGCTGAACGGAAAAAATGA